The Streptomyces europaeiscabiei genome window below encodes:
- a CDS encoding MmyB family transcriptional regulator, with protein MAYQAGGRRSVPRPVPDSLEAREAQAYLQDYAVLQDSVLFPSVVLDHRWDVVLTNAAFRALFNGVGPHPTAMPGDNFLRFVLFHPDAATVLGDHESSWCLPMLAHFATAVEHHPQDRGLQSIRRDIAQDPIMDAAYRHGLPHWLRTVGPAAGRHDGAVRPLVHPDPRWGATLCRIVGETPDTLRDMGYHRMTLVLREVGRPSDPLRRTRRPRGAAAGHLSVVPSPER; from the coding sequence ATGGCGTATCAGGCAGGAGGGCGGCGGTCGGTACCGCGGCCCGTCCCCGACAGTCTCGAAGCCCGGGAAGCACAGGCGTACCTCCAGGACTACGCCGTGCTGCAGGATTCCGTCCTGTTCCCGTCCGTCGTCCTCGACCACCGCTGGGACGTCGTCCTGACCAACGCCGCGTTCCGGGCACTCTTCAACGGCGTGGGACCGCACCCGACGGCCATGCCGGGCGACAACTTCCTCCGGTTCGTGCTCTTCCACCCGGACGCTGCCACGGTCCTCGGCGACCACGAGTCCAGCTGGTGCCTGCCGATGCTCGCCCACTTCGCCACCGCGGTGGAGCATCACCCCCAGGATCGGGGCCTGCAGTCCATCCGCCGGGACATCGCCCAGGATCCGATCATGGACGCCGCCTACCGCCACGGCCTCCCGCACTGGCTCCGCACGGTCGGCCCCGCGGCCGGCCGGCACGACGGAGCCGTACGCCCCCTCGTCCACCCGGACCCGCGCTGGGGCGCCACCCTCTGCCGGATCGTCGGCGAGACCCCCGACACCCTCCGCGACATGGGATACCACCGCATGACCCTCGTCCTGCGCGAGGTGGGCCGCCCGTCCGACCCCCTGCGCAGGACGCGCCGCCCCCGGGGCGCCGCGGCGGGCCATCTGAGCGTGGTGCCCTCCCCCGAGAGGTGA
- a CDS encoding helix-turn-helix domain-containing protein produces MTDGFEVPDAAATVLLPAVVARVTALADKLRVRHTEVFDTRRLSGASGVPEAVVKALLSGQRAGEPDVQARFLQRLDLLRRTRLKPGGRKYTQQEIADGAGMSRQQAGALINGDRRPTMEHCDAIQRFFRVHAGFLTAEDPEALASALMRTEQELLQQLADRERAAAGAADDPLQRLLQNHGVRSIAWRAAQLPTDQHRDKVAEWLDMLLESVKRPES; encoded by the coding sequence GTGACGGATGGCTTCGAGGTTCCGGACGCCGCGGCGACGGTTCTGCTGCCGGCCGTCGTGGCCCGTGTCACCGCGCTGGCGGACAAGCTGCGCGTACGGCACACGGAGGTCTTCGACACCCGACGGCTCTCGGGCGCGTCGGGTGTGCCGGAGGCGGTGGTGAAGGCCCTGCTGAGCGGGCAGCGCGCCGGTGAGCCCGACGTCCAGGCCCGCTTTCTGCAGCGCCTGGACCTGCTGAGACGCACCCGGCTCAAGCCGGGTGGCCGTAAGTACACCCAGCAGGAGATCGCCGACGGCGCCGGCATGTCGCGCCAGCAGGCGGGTGCCCTGATCAACGGGGACCGGCGTCCCACGATGGAGCACTGCGACGCCATCCAGCGCTTCTTCAGGGTGCACGCGGGTTTCCTCACCGCCGAGGACCCCGAGGCGCTGGCGAGCGCCCTGATGCGGACCGAGCAGGAGCTCCTCCAGCAGCTCGCCGACCGTGAGCGCGCGGCGGCCGGGGCCGCCGACGACCCGCTGCAGCGGCTGCTGCAGAACCACGGGGTGCGCTCCATCGCCTGGCGGGCGGCCCAGCTGCCCACCGACCAGCACCGTGACAAGGTGGCGGAGTGGCTGGACATGCTGCTGGAGAGCGTCAAGCGGCCCGAGTCCTGA
- a CDS encoding toxin-antitoxin system, toxin component, giving the protein MRRLCGELVGELTLPAPADPADLYGALCDAMSRRRGRPVHYRTAVFPPGTASGLWLDMAEQDLVVIEERTAPDHQLVILGHELWHMQAGHCGRHVEGAAVATRLLSQDTDLHATVLKVAARTRFDLTDEQDAESFGLLLASKCRTWLAGSALRGPVRRDHLAGRIGASLGYRGPQG; this is encoded by the coding sequence ATGCGCCGTCTGTGCGGCGAGTTGGTCGGCGAACTCACGCTGCCGGCACCGGCGGACCCCGCCGACCTCTACGGCGCCCTGTGCGACGCCATGAGCAGACGCCGCGGCCGCCCCGTCCACTACCGTACGGCCGTCTTCCCGCCGGGCACGGCCAGTGGGCTGTGGCTCGACATGGCCGAGCAGGACCTGGTGGTCATCGAGGAACGCACCGCGCCCGACCACCAGTTGGTGATCCTCGGCCACGAGCTGTGGCACATGCAGGCCGGGCACTGCGGCCGTCACGTGGAGGGTGCCGCGGTCGCCACGCGCTTACTGAGCCAGGACACCGATCTGCACGCCACCGTGCTGAAGGTCGCCGCCCGGACCCGTTTCGACCTGACGGACGAGCAGGACGCCGAGAGCTTCGGACTGCTGCTGGCCAGCAAGTGCCGTACCTGGCTCGCCGGTTCGGCGCTGCGCGGGCCGGTGCGCCGCGATCACCTGGCCGGCCGCATCGGGGCCTCCCTGGGTTACCGCGGGCCGCAGGGCTGA
- a CDS encoding MAB_1171c family putative transporter, which produces MDGSSYYIPAVAMTIALASKTPALLRNWGDPLIRSVCALMTLAALVFCFAAPPTITEVNRVTGVANMSAAVVYLLLSAFSGSCLVLITNWRGGPPDTTRRLSHRWLAGYGAVCAAIVLLFVLGEAPVERVRDFDTYYATTPFLREMIVLYLIGFTAAGVAMNVMCWRWALQVRGWLRAGLVIIAFGFLLNIPFAAVKLIAVVTRWQGGDLDYLSTYVAPVLSSVGAQICALGFCLPLAGERLGDSWTIWSMYRRLGPLWRELRPVWAQASHEVRISWWAPARLQMTQRESDIHDGMLSLYPYFDSEVRAKAYTAAVAAGSDPVQARAEADAAMVTAAVRAKEDDPEGRVISSATADAPAPPAENPRDLVRMSIALRQSPVVAAAREWAAATRSESDFHERTR; this is translated from the coding sequence ATGGACGGGTCCAGCTACTACATTCCTGCCGTCGCGATGACGATCGCCCTCGCCTCGAAGACACCCGCGCTGCTGCGGAACTGGGGCGACCCCCTGATCAGGTCCGTGTGCGCGCTGATGACGCTGGCCGCCCTGGTCTTCTGCTTCGCCGCGCCGCCGACGATCACCGAGGTCAACCGTGTCACCGGCGTCGCGAACATGTCGGCGGCCGTCGTCTACCTGCTGCTGAGCGCCTTCAGCGGCTCCTGTCTGGTGCTGATCACCAACTGGCGGGGCGGACCGCCCGACACGACACGCCGGCTCTCGCACCGCTGGCTCGCCGGGTACGGCGCTGTGTGCGCGGCGATCGTGCTGCTGTTCGTGCTCGGCGAGGCCCCCGTGGAGCGGGTGCGGGACTTCGACACGTACTACGCCACCACCCCGTTCCTGCGCGAGATGATCGTGCTGTATCTGATCGGTTTCACCGCCGCGGGCGTCGCGATGAACGTCATGTGCTGGCGCTGGGCGCTCCAGGTGCGCGGCTGGCTGCGCGCCGGGCTGGTGATCATCGCGTTCGGTTTCCTGCTCAACATCCCGTTCGCGGCCGTCAAACTGATCGCCGTGGTCACCCGCTGGCAGGGCGGCGACCTGGACTACCTGAGCACGTACGTCGCGCCCGTGCTGTCGTCCGTCGGCGCCCAGATCTGCGCGCTCGGCTTCTGTCTGCCGCTGGCCGGAGAGCGCCTCGGCGACTCCTGGACCATCTGGTCCATGTACCGTCGACTCGGCCCGCTGTGGCGGGAGTTGCGTCCCGTCTGGGCCCAGGCGAGCCACGAGGTGCGGATCTCCTGGTGGGCGCCGGCCCGGCTCCAGATGACGCAGCGGGAGTCCGACATCCACGACGGCATGCTCAGCCTGTACCCGTACTTCGACTCCGAGGTACGGGCCAAGGCGTACACCGCCGCCGTCGCGGCGGGCTCCGATCCCGTCCAGGCGCGGGCCGAGGCCGACGCCGCGATGGTGACGGCGGCGGTACGGGCCAAGGAGGACGACCCGGAGGGCCGGGTCATCAGCTCCGCCACGGCCGACGCCCCCGCCCCGCCCGCCGAGAACCCCCGTGACCTCGTACGGATGTCCATCGCCCTGCGTCAGTCACCCGTCGTAGCGGCCGCCCGTGAATGGGCCGCCGCGACCAGGTCAGAGAGCGACTTCCATGAGCGAACCCGTTAG
- a CDS encoding ABC transporter ATP-binding protein, whose protein sequence is MLDVRGLRKVYEGSGRRVEAVRDLTFTVDAGELVCLVGPSGCGKTTLLKCVAGLLDPTAGEVVLGGRPVDGPPPGMAVVFQEYGRSLFPWMRVRDNVELPLKQKKSSKGRRRELVDDALASVGLSDAAGAYPWQLSGGMQQRVAIARALAYEPDVLLMDEPFAAVDAQTRADLEDLVRGLWRERGITILFVTHDIDEAVYLGERVLVLSASPTVVREQLKIDLPAERDQLHTRVAPRFAELRTHVYEQIQAAKRGVPLDKG, encoded by the coding sequence ATGCTCGACGTACGGGGTCTGAGGAAGGTCTACGAGGGTTCCGGGCGCCGCGTGGAGGCCGTGCGGGACCTCACGTTCACCGTCGACGCGGGCGAACTGGTCTGTCTGGTGGGCCCGTCGGGCTGCGGCAAGACGACCCTGCTGAAGTGTGTGGCCGGGCTGCTGGACCCGACAGCCGGTGAAGTCGTCCTGGGGGGACGGCCGGTGGACGGGCCGCCGCCGGGCATGGCGGTCGTCTTCCAGGAGTACGGGCGCAGTCTGTTCCCCTGGATGCGGGTCCGCGACAACGTCGAACTGCCGCTGAAGCAGAAGAAGTCGAGCAAGGGCCGGCGACGTGAGCTGGTCGACGACGCACTCGCCTCCGTCGGCCTGTCCGACGCGGCGGGCGCGTACCCCTGGCAGCTGTCCGGCGGTATGCAGCAGCGGGTCGCCATCGCCCGCGCACTGGCCTACGAGCCGGACGTGCTGCTGATGGACGAGCCGTTCGCGGCGGTGGACGCCCAGACCCGCGCCGATCTGGAGGACCTCGTGCGGGGCCTGTGGCGGGAGCGGGGCATCACGATCCTGTTCGTCACCCACGACATCGACGAGGCCGTCTACCTCGGTGAGCGCGTCCTGGTCCTGTCCGCCTCCCCCACCGTCGTACGGGAACAGCTCAAGATCGACCTCCCGGCCGAACGCGACCAGCTGCACACCCGCGTGGCACCGCGTTTCGCGGAGCTGCGCACCCATGTGTACGAGCAGATCCAGGCGGCGAAGCGGGGTGTCCCCCTGGACAAGGGGTGA
- a CDS encoding ATP-grasp domain-containing protein — MVSRVRVWLNRTYAENVFFMDQLRHNPHARPVDIHATHGDADSPVLAAADTADLEPEGLSPAAYVEYALDQCAKRGIDVFVPRLHQAALAAHREDFAAVGTVLLAPTARAIEVFEDKVTAYEAVQAHGVPVPPWFRVTNADELVAAVDELEDGGHRACFKPASGAGGVGFRVVSRAPFSLDQLSGFPSPYVHLDMVVEAVRAAEEPVDWMVMPRLEQPEVSVDCLTGPDGRVRMAVGRTKNGRRRGFSQNPSWIEPARRIAERFELHYLTNIQFRMYGDEPVLMDVNTRPAGGLHQLALCGINAPWAAVQLALGEDPGDVMPTRLGEDYTVVSGTRPVRSVTLPHQVPEVPVAVEARPVAVAPSSVCKPAADRPLAV; from the coding sequence ATGGTCTCTCGCGTACGCGTCTGGCTCAACCGCACGTACGCGGAGAACGTCTTCTTCATGGATCAGCTGCGGCATAATCCGCACGCTCGTCCGGTGGACATCCATGCCACGCACGGTGACGCCGACTCCCCCGTACTGGCCGCCGCGGACACCGCCGACCTGGAGCCCGAGGGCCTCTCCCCCGCCGCGTACGTCGAGTACGCGCTCGACCAGTGCGCCAAGCGCGGCATCGATGTCTTCGTGCCCCGGCTGCACCAGGCGGCCCTGGCCGCGCATCGCGAGGACTTCGCGGCCGTCGGTACGGTCCTGCTGGCGCCGACCGCCCGGGCCATCGAGGTCTTCGAGGACAAGGTGACCGCGTACGAGGCGGTCCAGGCGCACGGAGTCCCGGTGCCGCCGTGGTTCCGGGTGACGAACGCCGACGAACTCGTCGCCGCCGTCGACGAGTTGGAGGACGGCGGACACAGAGCGTGCTTCAAGCCGGCGTCCGGGGCGGGCGGCGTGGGCTTCCGCGTCGTCTCGCGCGCCCCCTTCTCGCTCGATCAGCTCAGCGGATTCCCGAGCCCCTACGTGCATCTCGACATGGTCGTGGAGGCGGTGCGGGCGGCCGAGGAGCCCGTGGACTGGATGGTCATGCCGCGCCTCGAACAGCCGGAGGTGTCCGTCGACTGCCTCACCGGCCCCGACGGACGGGTCCGGATGGCCGTGGGCCGCACCAAGAACGGCCGGCGTCGTGGGTTCAGTCAGAACCCCTCGTGGATCGAGCCCGCACGGCGGATCGCGGAGCGGTTCGAGCTGCACTACCTGACGAACATCCAGTTCCGCATGTACGGCGACGAACCGGTGCTGATGGATGTCAACACGCGTCCGGCGGGTGGGCTGCACCAGCTCGCGCTGTGCGGGATCAACGCCCCCTGGGCGGCCGTGCAGTTGGCGCTGGGTGAGGACCCGGGTGACGTGATGCCGACGCGGCTGGGGGAGGACTACACGGTGGTGTCGGGGACGCGGCCGGTGCGGTCGGTCACCCTGCCGCACCAGGTTCCCGAGGTGCCGGTCGCCGTGGAGGCGCGCCCGGTGGCTGTCGCACCGTCCTCGGTGTGCAAGCCGGCTGCCGACCGGCCGTTGGCGGTCTGA
- a CDS encoding sulfotransferase family protein — protein sequence MRDPRKSTIGKGLRRRGRLIAEAVSPPRKPLNAVPAPRTDTAPAKPPYVAPRASRLVDAPVFVLSSVRSGSTLPRVVLNSHSQIRAPREMHLRTVHVHLSRDFTGDAMKALELDRCELEHILWDRILHHELIRSGKQIIVDKTPPDTLIWPRLHRCWPNARYILLLRHPGAVVQSLTSRRADPDHEAIRAEVLHYSEKLEEVRQNLPVHVIRYEELTADPEKVTRGICDHLGLAWEPGMLDYGTQDHGTFRPQLGDWSTTIRSGRIQPAREANPASELPPRLRELAETWGYLSPCP from the coding sequence GTGCGAGATCCGCGCAAGTCCACGATCGGCAAGGGGCTCAGGCGTCGCGGCAGACTGATCGCCGAGGCGGTGAGCCCGCCGCGCAAGCCGCTGAACGCCGTCCCCGCGCCCCGGACCGACACCGCACCCGCAAAGCCCCCGTACGTGGCGCCGCGCGCGTCCCGGCTGGTGGACGCGCCGGTGTTCGTGCTGTCCTCGGTGCGCTCCGGCTCGACGCTGCCGCGGGTCGTCCTGAACAGCCACAGCCAGATCCGTGCCCCGCGCGAGATGCACCTGCGGACCGTCCATGTCCATCTCTCCCGGGACTTCACCGGGGACGCGATGAAGGCGCTCGAACTCGACAGGTGCGAGTTGGAGCACATCCTGTGGGACCGTATCCTCCACCATGAGCTGATCCGCAGCGGCAAGCAGATCATCGTCGACAAGACCCCGCCGGACACCCTCATCTGGCCGCGCCTGCACCGATGTTGGCCGAACGCCCGCTACATCCTCCTGCTGCGCCATCCCGGTGCGGTCGTCCAGTCCCTCACGAGCCGCCGCGCCGACCCCGACCACGAGGCGATCCGGGCCGAAGTCCTCCACTACAGCGAGAAGTTGGAAGAGGTCCGCCAGAACCTCCCCGTTCACGTCATCCGGTACGAGGAGCTGACCGCCGACCCCGAGAAGGTCACCCGGGGCATCTGTGACCACCTGGGCCTCGCATGGGAGCCCGGCATGCTCGACTACGGCACCCAGGACCACGGCACCTTCCGCCCCCAACTCGGCGACTGGTCCACCACCATCAGGTCCGGCCGCATCCAGCCGGCCCGCGAGGCGAATCCGGCATCGGAACTCCCGCCCCGCCTGAGGGAGTTGGCCGAGACTTGGGGCTACCTGAGCCCCTGCCCCTGA
- a CDS encoding polyprenyl synthetase family protein has protein sequence MSCLSYADLHRQLSSDIDAEITAALESLGPSSEAVRRSISGLLDHQRMKYPLSVLPLLVHAAETGFPGPAVPLGAVHVLWWTSACFLDDLADSHGARIPAGLGTEEALLVSVLGGHALPIRIVQAQPVPDAVRNALTVEIVNCCIDAVEGQLRDLRGDSENPSRDAVVAACRGKSGAPFSMITTMAALLADAGPERTELWREFGRTFGVLWQLFNDQEDLLSGREEDLRNGTATYLLACALEETPAGSRTRVVELGVAARSSERARAELRALLLDPVVLRRFEKDLAVFRDEAHRVLGELGGDETYMPALRQLVDRTARLYLTQGASAGSWSEIIRPIGAARGDS, from the coding sequence ATGAGCTGCCTTTCCTACGCGGACCTGCACAGACAGTTGTCGTCGGACATCGACGCGGAGATCACGGCCGCCCTGGAGAGTCTCGGGCCCTCGTCCGAAGCGGTACGGAGATCCATATCCGGACTGCTGGACCACCAGCGGATGAAGTACCCCTTGTCCGTGCTCCCGCTCCTCGTGCACGCCGCCGAGACGGGCTTCCCGGGACCGGCCGTCCCCCTGGGGGCCGTGCATGTCCTGTGGTGGACCTCCGCGTGTTTTCTCGACGACCTGGCCGACAGCCACGGCGCCCGCATCCCCGCCGGACTCGGCACGGAAGAGGCGCTGTTGGTGTCCGTCCTCGGCGGACACGCCCTTCCCATCAGGATCGTCCAGGCCCAGCCGGTCCCGGACGCGGTGCGCAACGCCCTCACCGTCGAGATCGTCAACTGCTGTATCGACGCCGTTGAAGGTCAGTTGCGGGATCTTCGCGGCGACAGCGAGAACCCCTCGCGGGACGCGGTCGTCGCCGCCTGTCGCGGGAAATCCGGCGCCCCCTTCAGCATGATCACGACGATGGCCGCGCTGCTCGCCGACGCCGGACCCGAACGAACCGAACTGTGGCGGGAGTTCGGCAGAACCTTCGGGGTTCTCTGGCAGCTCTTCAACGACCAGGAGGACCTGCTCTCCGGCCGCGAGGAGGACCTTCGCAACGGCACGGCCACCTATCTCCTCGCCTGCGCGCTGGAGGAGACGCCAGCTGGATCGAGGACGCGGGTGGTGGAACTCGGTGTCGCCGCACGGAGTTCCGAACGGGCGCGCGCGGAGCTCCGCGCGCTGCTGCTCGACCCCGTCGTTCTCCGCCGTTTCGAGAAGGACCTCGCGGTGTTCCGCGACGAGGCGCACCGCGTGCTCGGCGAACTGGGCGGCGACGAGACCTACATGCCGGCCTTGCGGCAGCTGGTGGACCGGACCGCCCGGCTGTACCTGACCCAGGGCGCTTCTGCTGGCTCCTGGTCGGAGATCATCCGGCCGATCGGCGCCGCGCGAGGTGACTCGTGA
- a CDS encoding 4'-phosphopantetheinyl transferase family protein has product MIEELLPGAVVVVEAHAPDWAAAAEGIELYPEEEAVVARAVPKRRREFTVVRGCARRAMEKLGVAPRAIVPGERGAPGWPDGLTGSMTHCEGYAAAALVRVDDLASLGIDAEPHDTLPEGVLTAIALPAEETRLHRLIAGDPSVHWDRLLFSAKESVYKAWFPLTGRWLDFAEADIEVSVDPGGRSGALRAELLVPGPVVKGRRIDVFDGRWTVRQGLVATAVPVPFPTKGEDAG; this is encoded by the coding sequence GTGATCGAGGAACTGCTCCCGGGAGCGGTCGTGGTCGTGGAGGCGCACGCCCCTGACTGGGCCGCGGCCGCCGAGGGGATCGAGCTGTATCCCGAGGAGGAGGCGGTCGTGGCGCGCGCGGTGCCGAAGCGGCGCCGGGAGTTCACCGTCGTCCGCGGCTGCGCCCGGCGGGCCATGGAGAAGCTCGGCGTGGCGCCGCGGGCGATCGTGCCCGGCGAGCGCGGTGCCCCCGGCTGGCCGGACGGGCTGACCGGCAGCATGACCCACTGCGAGGGGTACGCGGCAGCCGCCCTGGTCCGCGTCGACGACCTCGCCTCCCTGGGCATCGACGCCGAACCGCACGACACCCTGCCCGAGGGCGTCCTGACGGCGATCGCCCTCCCCGCGGAGGAGACCCGGCTGCACCGTCTGATCGCCGGTGACCCCTCGGTCCACTGGGACCGGCTGCTCTTCAGTGCCAAGGAGTCCGTCTACAAGGCGTGGTTCCCGCTGACCGGGCGGTGGCTGGACTTCGCGGAGGCCGACATCGAGGTGTCCGTCGACCCCGGTGGCCGCTCCGGCGCACTGCGCGCCGAACTCCTCGTGCCCGGACCGGTGGTGAAGGGTCGTCGCATCGACGTCTTCGACGGACGCTGGACGGTGCGGCAAGGACTGGTGGCGACGGCGGTCCCGGTTCCCTTCCCCACCAAGGGCGAGGACGCGGGATGA
- a CDS encoding FAD-dependent oxidoreductase, translating to MSEPVSGPSDTAVTAPRRAVVVGAGLAGLLAAAALRDHAEVTVVERDALPEGPGPRKGVPQARHAHLLWSGGARAMEELLPGVTDAWLAAGARRIPLPTGLVSLSPQGWVRRWPEMEFMIACSRDLLESVVRARLLAGPRVTLLDRTEIKGLAGDASRVTGLRVRPAEGDEQVLTADLVVDATGRGSRGTAWLDALGVAPAPMDEVDSGLVYASRIFRAPAGTEEYPVVNVQPDGSQPVPGRSATLVPIEDGRWLVTLSGTRGGQPTALTDEFETFARDVRHPVVGELIAHAEPLTDVVVTRSTINRRRFFEKVSGWPDGFVAIGDSVATYNPIYGHGMSVAAQSALALRERVAAHGLAAPGLARRVQKAVAVPVSLAWELATGTDIRYPEAIGKRPNAVRRLFGRYVERLIRTALGRPLVFKAYLGVVTLTEPISALVRPEVVLAVLRGPVKSPLVEPPLTEHEREAVLGSAPR from the coding sequence ATGAGCGAACCCGTTAGCGGCCCGAGCGACACCGCGGTCACGGCTCCCCGGCGTGCCGTCGTCGTCGGCGCGGGCCTGGCCGGCCTGCTGGCCGCCGCCGCGCTGCGCGACCACGCCGAGGTCACCGTCGTCGAACGCGACGCGCTGCCCGAGGGGCCCGGCCCCCGCAAGGGCGTGCCCCAGGCCCGGCACGCCCATCTGCTGTGGTCCGGCGGGGCCCGCGCGATGGAGGAACTGCTGCCGGGGGTCACGGACGCCTGGCTGGCGGCCGGCGCCCGGCGCATTCCGCTGCCGACCGGTCTGGTCTCGCTCTCACCCCAGGGCTGGGTGCGGCGCTGGCCCGAGATGGAGTTCATGATCGCGTGCAGCCGCGATCTGCTGGAGTCGGTCGTCCGCGCCCGGCTCCTCGCCGGGCCCCGGGTCACCCTCCTGGACCGCACCGAGATCAAGGGCCTGGCGGGCGATGCCTCCCGGGTGACGGGGCTGCGGGTCCGTCCCGCCGAGGGCGACGAACAGGTGCTCACCGCCGATCTGGTGGTGGACGCCACCGGACGTGGTTCGCGCGGCACCGCCTGGCTCGACGCGCTGGGGGTCGCGCCCGCGCCGATGGACGAGGTCGACTCCGGGCTCGTGTACGCCAGCCGGATCTTCCGGGCGCCCGCGGGCACCGAGGAGTACCCGGTGGTCAATGTGCAGCCGGACGGGTCGCAGCCGGTGCCGGGGCGGAGCGCGACCCTCGTGCCCATCGAGGACGGGCGCTGGCTGGTGACGCTGTCGGGCACCCGAGGAGGTCAACCGACCGCGCTCACGGATGAGTTCGAGACGTTCGCGCGTGACGTCCGGCATCCGGTCGTCGGTGAGCTGATCGCCCACGCCGAGCCCCTGACGGACGTCGTGGTCACCCGCAGCACGATCAACCGGCGGCGTTTCTTCGAGAAGGTGTCCGGCTGGCCCGACGGCTTCGTCGCGATCGGCGACTCGGTCGCCACGTACAACCCGATATACGGCCACGGCATGTCCGTCGCCGCCCAGAGCGCCCTGGCCCTGCGTGAGCGGGTCGCCGCGCACGGCCTGGCGGCGCCGGGGCTCGCGCGCCGCGTCCAGAAGGCCGTGGCGGTCCCGGTGTCGCTGGCCTGGGAGCTGGCCACCGGCACGGACATCCGCTACCCGGAGGCCATCGGCAAGCGGCCGAACGCCGTGCGGAGGCTCTTCGGCCGCTATGTGGAGCGGCTGATCCGGACCGCGCTCGGCCGGCCCCTGGTCTTCAAGGCGTACCTCGGCGTGGTCACCCTCACCGAACCGATCAGCGCTCTCGTCAGACCGGAGGTCGTGCTGGCGGTGCTCCGCGGCCCGGTCAAATCCCCTTTGGTGGAACCGCCCCTGACGGAGCATGAACGGGAAGCGGTGCTGGGCTCGGCACCTCGGTAG
- a CDS encoding metallophosphoesterase family protein, which produces MFGKGVRVESRVGRHGNLLAISDLHIGYPENRALVEQMRPETDDDWLLVAGDVAETVADIRWALETLAGRFAKVVWVPGNHELWTHPSETVPYRGVERYEHLVALCRELGVVTPEDPYPLWEGPGGPVVIAPLFLLYDYSFLPKGCATKEEGLTYAHGTGVVCTDEHLLHPDPYPSRDDWCRARVAETGRRLAELPPDLPTVLVNHYPLDRHPTDILHYPEFAMWCGTELTADWHRRFRVEVMVYGHLHIPRTTWLDGVRFEEVSVGYPREWRPRPGPPGRLRRILPMEVQAGDRGTAPGSGRGRGGARP; this is translated from the coding sequence ATGTTCGGAAAAGGAGTGCGGGTGGAGTCGAGGGTCGGCCGTCACGGAAATCTGCTGGCCATCAGTGATCTGCACATCGGCTATCCCGAGAACCGCGCCCTCGTCGAGCAGATGCGCCCCGAGACCGACGACGACTGGCTCCTCGTGGCCGGCGACGTCGCCGAGACCGTCGCCGACATCCGCTGGGCCCTGGAGACCCTCGCCGGCCGCTTCGCCAAGGTCGTGTGGGTGCCGGGCAACCATGAGCTGTGGACCCACCCCAGCGAGACCGTCCCGTACCGGGGCGTCGAGCGGTACGAGCATCTGGTCGCCCTCTGCCGGGAGCTGGGTGTCGTCACCCCGGAGGACCCGTACCCCCTCTGGGAGGGACCCGGCGGCCCGGTGGTGATCGCTCCGCTCTTCCTTCTGTACGACTACTCGTTCCTGCCCAAGGGCTGTGCGACGAAGGAAGAGGGCCTCACGTACGCGCACGGCACCGGCGTCGTCTGCACCGACGAGCACCTGCTGCACCCCGACCCGTACCCGAGCCGCGACGACTGGTGCCGCGCCCGGGTCGCCGAGACCGGACGCAGGCTCGCCGAACTGCCGCCCGACCTGCCGACGGTGCTGGTCAACCACTACCCGCTGGACCGGCACCCCACGGACATCCTGCACTACCCCGAGTTCGCCATGTGGTGCGGCACGGAACTGACGGCCGACTGGCACCGGCGCTTCCGCGTCGAGGTCATGGTCTACGGCCATCTGCACATCCCGCGGACCACCTGGCTGGACGGGGTCCGCTTCGAAGAGGTGTCCGTGGGTTACCCCCGCGAGTGGCGGCCGCGTCCGGGACCGCCGGGCAGGCTGCGCCGCATTCTGCCGATGGAGGTCCAAGCCGGTGATCGAGGAACTGCTCCCGGGAGCGGTCGTGGTCGTGGAGGCGCACGCCCCTGA